Within Paralichthys olivaceus isolate ysfri-2021 chromosome 19, ASM2471397v2, whole genome shotgun sequence, the genomic segment CCCAGAGTCCTCTGCTTCAGCAAGCCCCTCCTCCTGGCTACCAGTCACCAGACATGAAGAGCTGGCAACAGACGGGGATTGGCAGCAACAGGTGAGGACGTGCACACTGTTGTCTGAGGCAAACGCTGCATCGTGTAAAATTCACTGACTCTCTCTGATTGTTTCCCTCTGCAGCCTGTTCAGTCAGTCAGGACAGAGTGCAGGGCAGGCGTTTGGCCAGCAGGGGGTTTACAACAACATGAGCATAACCGTCTCCATGGCCGGAGGCTCTGGTGGTGTCGGCTCGTTACCTCCCATGGGGCAGCCGGTCGGCATCGGCAACAGTAACCTCAGCAACGTGGGTTCAGTGTGCAGTGACCAGCAGGTTAGTGACTTTGTTTATTAGTTTCCAAGATTAGACACGTTTCATATTActgtcagatttaaaaaaaaaaaacaatgctctGAAGATTCCGTATCTGTCGGACTCTAATGAAGACGAAACTCAATTTGCTGTTTGGTTCTCGTATCGTTGACGTTTGCGTCCGTGCAGGTGCAGCAGGTTCAGGTGTTTGCGGACGTCCAGTGCACAGTGAACCTGGTTGGCAGCGACTCGTACCTGAACCAGGGCTCCATCGCAGCCGCGGCCTCTCAGAAGGGCCCGGGGCCGCCGGGCTCCCAGAACAACCAGGCCCAGCAGAAGagcctcctccagcagctgctcaccGAGTGACACCTCCCACCCCTCCAGCTCtcctactccctctacttctcaCTTCTGCGCCTCCTCCTCGGAGGTCAGTGCACCAGACCCAttgctgtctctgtctcaccttttggatggatggaaggatggatgcgTGGACGGCCACAGAGTCGGCTCAGAGCGGTTCCGGCTGCCGGTGGAGCGACGCAGCCGAACCACTTCTGTGCCGGGAGGATGATTCTGAGGCCGGTTTGTTTTGCCGCCCAGTACTTAAAGAAAAGACTCACGTCAGAAGGAGCAGCAGTGTATTTGAACCTGCCTGTCTAATCTGTCTgacaacctgtctgtctgcctcagCCTATTAAAGGCAGTGTTGTCTTGCTGCTCATTCCTTGGTGACCTACTTCCTGCTTCCTGACCCAAGAAAACAACTGCGACTTCATTGTAGATTTGCCAAGTTGTCGTCACTGTTAAATCAGGGCCGGCctccttcttttatttcttttttttttttttttttgtggttctTTTCTGATCGGACGGTTTCTGTCGGGGCCGTCGCAGCAGCAGTGCAACTTGGGAGCATGAGCTGCAGCGTACAGTTGCGCTCAGCGTTTAAAGTGTGGGAGTATCCCACACAACAGCACCtctggcttttatttttttattttcgtttgtttttgttttcctctacCTGTCTCTCAGCGATGTGGGAATGTTAAGGTTTCAGACCTCTGCGGCATTGTGGGATAGAAGCTCAGTATCAGCTGGTTCTgtgactgtctctctctatcagcTACAGTGCCTGGTCGAAGTTTGAGTTTTTCCTAagctctgcttcttcttctacaTATTATTCTATGACATTCTGTTTTTACTTTggttgaatgtttttattttgtttaaagaaaaaaaaaaaaaaccccatctGCTCTcaccgtcatcatcatcatcatcatcatcttcatcttcgcAATCATCAGAACAAGCTTTGACAACAgccaggatggatggatggaaggattgatggatggatgggagaCAGACAGGATGCTGCTCAGTTTGGAACTtatgtgtctctctcccccgggaggaggttttatttttattattttcaaagtaTAAAAAAAGACTGTTATGATTATTTAACTGTCTGTCCGTCACATTTTACCCCTCACCTCCGCAGCTGTGAATACAGAGTCCTGTGgggctcgctctctctctctctctctctctttctttctctctctctctctcgttctttcatactatctctctctctctctctcagcctatCAGTGTTTGCCATGTGCACCATGCAGGCGGGTAGTATTGTACAGTACAGAAGGACAAAGACTTGGGGATGAGCTCACTCTTCTCTTGTAACTGCTttcctttaaaaagaaaagtgtaatTAACTCAGAACAGCAAAACTATGTATAATGTGATTcgatccaggtttttttttttttttttaatttaatcacgtcagctcatgtttttttattttcaattttttttttttttttttttttggcatcaGGATATTGTCATGTTTCGCTAGTTGTTGCcgtggaggaggaagtgattCCATCTTcgcaaatgtgaaaaaaagaaaaaatttcGAAGCGAGTTTAAATATAGATAGATCTcgctccccccctcccccccctctgcGTCCCATTCAGCGCCACATTTTCTTGGGGGGGTCGCTGTGCTTTCTCTTGTGATAACCAGGGAGCTAGTTAGCCATCTTTTCAtgctttctcctcttttttcttttttttaattcatatgtatgtaaaatacttttcaagagaaatctttttttcagacagtacatgtgtttgtaaccattgtataaaaaaaaaaaaaagatgcgtAATAATACCTTAAAGTTCGTCCTGCTGCGATCacgtaacccccccccccccggcgaTGCTAACGGTACTGAGCGGTGGTTCGCAGTCGCAGCAAACGTTGCGCTTTAGGATATTGTTCTTatataatgacatttaaatagAAGCTTTAGTAATAGAAGTTCCTAACAAAGATGTGATGGATAATTATTTTTAAGCTGTCATGAAATTGAAACAGGATGGGGttgagtcaaaaaaaaaaaaaaaaagacctccttttattattttctctttaatttttttctccagaCCTGTTTTTACAGTGTCGTTCCCACCGaggatcttcttttttttttttttttttggattcaaccctcctctccctccacctctggtTCCCCACGATGAAGACTTCACTCCActggctacacacacatacgGTTTTCTGTTGACTACTGTTGCTCAGTCAGACACTGTCTCTCTCAGCGATAACAGACCTCTGTTAACTTAacaagagaaaaggaaaagcaagaaaaacaaatcacagaaaacattaaatcataCTTTACTCTCCAGGaagtcagaaaaagaaaaaaaatacccGCGGAGACGTTGCCTCCAAATCATCTTCACGTGATTCAATGAATTCTGGGATTCACGTATGATCAAAATCGTTGTAGCTCGACTACACGTGGTTTATCGTACGCCCTCTCGGCGCAGGACGGGTTTTATCAGGGAACATCCGGTGATTTGTAACGACCGCAGAGATCCTCATCGATTTCTGCTCTCgtcaaatcaaatgtgtttctttctccGGCGCAGCGTCAGGACGTCCCCTGACGGAACCAGTCCTGTGTCATCCAGTCGCTATCctcgttctttttttttattttatcttcctTCTGTCACGAAAAACTCTGGAAGTGGAATCTGTGGAGAGGGTTTTGCACACAACGCAAAAGACCTCGCGTTATATTAGTTCGACGAGTTTCACAACTACCTGATTCATCGCTCGCGTTCAGCAACGCGCCGCCTGATGCTGCGTCAGCGGAATAGGGCTTTCCTGTGTACTGTGTTTTACAGCTGAGATACTTCACCATATGCAACGTTACCCGGATATAAAGAGGGATAGTATGCAAGGTCAACATTCCACCCACCAATCCAGTTTTGTAAGATGTGAGAAACCACTTTGTGTCCAGCTGGAACGCCCCGTGTGTGGATTCAGACACGCTTCACGTGCGGATCCATTTCACTTTGTACCCAAACAGTCGTCCAGGAACAGTCAACATCTTTGCTCTTCATGATCCAAATCAAGACTGGACTCAAGCAGATGCTTCAAAAACACGACGTTCGGAGACGGcttttatttcttctatttttctatgtgtatatttattataaaagcATGTGGATAAATCATCAGTAGGCGTTTAACGAGCACCTTTCTATTACCTCATGACCTTTCATTTTGACCAAGTTTTCACACTGTGAGCAGCTCGAGTGGTCGCTTTGGTTTTCATCCACCTCATCAGTGTAGTGAGTCGGTTTTCATCCTGCTCTGCCTTCATTACCTGCTCGTACgtactttttaaatgttgctgGCTCCAGAGCACTTGTTGGGTTAGAAAAAACTCAAATCTTGGTCCTGTGTCTTTGATAAATGACAAATTAATGATCGAAGATACACTTGTTGGCAACTTTTATCCCCAAAGAGACTTATTCAGACCCATTTCCTTCCTTTAACCTCCACTGCATCCATTGAATTTATGTCAAATTCAGCGTTTTCTCAGTTTAAAACGTCCGTCTACCTCTAATCTAAGACCTCAATACTTTTTCAGTTCTCAGACACGGTTTCCATTCCACTTTCGGTTAATTTAAGAACCCGGGTTAAGGGAGAGGAATCGGATGAATAAGTTCCTGAATTGTCCGTAAAACAAATGTCAGCCCTTCGTTGTGTCCGCGCTTAAATTCGTCCCCACGTTGCACTTGAAACAGAAGCACTTCAGTCAGGGAAGGAGGAAGCGCTAAAAGAATCCGACGCACGTGTTGGACGGTCGGTAACCAGACGTCCTTCGCTCACGTCTCCGCAGTCCTTCCCGTAGATATCTGGTTTCTCACAGTGTGAATGCAGGAGTCAGACGGTCCTGTGCCACTGTTTGGTCGATGTAAAACTACTCGAAAGCTGCACAAAGTGGGAAGAATGTATTTTAGGAAGGTTCCTGTCAGTGTCTGCCTCCTCTCGTCTGCTCTGAtgctttcacacatacagtattgtgacacacacacacacccctcccccctAATTCTCTGCGTGGAATAGGCATTCCTATGGAAATGGTTTCCTCTTCAACTCTGTTAGACGCAGGAACTCGACAGCACCTGTCAGTAGTTTCCTGCAGCGACGACGACAAGACAACATGCCAAATACAACCAATGCATATGTAAAGTTTTTTATGCAACAGCCATTCAGTGGAGCCGACagtccctcctctctcactgcAACCAACAGGTACAAGGTTAGGTTCTTTTATAACATTGCTCTCAAGATGTTAACATAATGTATATAACAGAGAAATGTGAATATGTATTTGTTCagaatcaacaaaaaaaagtagTGCTCCGAGTTTGTGGTAAATAACTACTCGCCTccgtcatgtttttattttatgtttttgattttctacttttttatttttctgatgatgTATGTATATGACTATCAGTGAGTGCGTATGTATGTGTGATTAATACTGTATATCTGGTGTTCTCTAAGATGGAAAAGTGGAAGATGTCCTGGTTtgattcttttcttcttttactctTTGGACCCTGCACAGTACCTGTGGGTGTTTCAGATAACTATGCCAGAGAATGGTTTAGCGACTGCTGAATGTGATTTTACTGAGAGAGAAGCAGTGTGGACTGGCTTTTTGTACgggttaatttaaaaaaacaaaaaaaggccatattatttaattttctctgttgTCAAAAGTTTAAGCAGATCTGGGAGAGTGGAGCCTTGGTTTTGATGGAGGGGCATCGCCCggtgtgctttttttttaaattttattttctaattgtCTGACTGATGTAGACTTTTTTTGCATTCGTCAATAGTTAAATGACCAAAGCTTCAAGATGTTGGATGGATTTCATATGCAAACCTCATCATCACTGGACGGGACGTAATGTAGCGGCCCTGCGTTCTATTTggatttcctctcctctctctctctcacagttttGCATGTTCAtctttccttcttcctctctctctctctctctcactctttctcaaCACGCCCCCCCCCTCAGTTCGGTCCTTTAAGAGGCGTCTCCCGCTTTGCCATTAAGTCTTTTGAGCCTGAAGTGCTATCAATTCGTTTacaggaagacagaaaacattGCAACCGTTAGCTATGCACCTTACCGATACAAGCATCAACACTGGAGCGAACCCCGAGTCATTGATTTCATAGGCAACGTATTGATAGTaaacgtcacacacacacacacacacacacgccacaacGATCCCGTCAGTGACTTCAGTTGAAAACCGATGACCTCTCAGCTTCTAacgcttctttttttccattcactAAATACTTTATACCAAACTTGAGGTGCCTCGTGTATATATTTTCTGCAGTGAAGGTCGCTCCTTTGCTGTTTAACAGTAATAACCTTGTTAACCAGggtttttttaaaaccttttttcacctttataaaaaagaagtttactgtattttaaatgacttttttACTCACATAGaagattaatcaaattattccAGGAATTTGCAAATACAATCTAATTTTGCACTTTATATCGGATTTACTTGGAGTGAAAAGGCCATCGCAAGCTTTCTCAATCAGATCAGTAAAAGTAACGTCCCCTGAATGTACCAAGACGATGTACGTTTTAttagtttgatttgaatttgcTCAGGTTCTTAACGAAGAACTCGACAGTGGGGGAACCCATCATCCAAATAACGACAAAAAATTGTAAACACTTCTTAGTAATGTagatctctctctgtctctctctctctctctctctctctgtcgacACCAACCGATCCTCAGTATAAATACTATGCCAGTCTTCTTCTTCAGGTGACGTCCCCGCCCTCCGCTCTGCGCCGTCAGCTGACGCCAGAcgtactgttaaaaaaaaaaaaaacctcctcttGCTTGAATCTCAGAACATTCCTGCTCACAACACAGTTTCAGCAACACTTTGCTCTGTAGCTGCTGCAGAGCCGCTCAGCGTTCACGTTTTCTCTCCCGCGGCTTCGAACGTGTTTTTAGTAAAAGTCTGTCTGTGCGAGACTTTGCAACAATTGTGCACTGACATAACCGACAACACGTTAACCgtgttgtttgtttcctctgtttgcTTCTCGGGCCAATGCCTGGTGTAGGATCGAGCTAATGCCTGGTGTAGCTAATCATTTTCGATGTCAGCAAAGTTCATAGCAAAAAAGTGAAGGAGGATGCAGTTCTCAATTGTCAAATTTAGGTATTCTCACTTGTCATTGGTCCAGAGTGGCGTTCCTTCACCGCTAAGACGCTCCACAGTCCTTTAAATCTTAACTCCCACTCATTCCTCGTGCAAACATTCAAATCTTTGCTCTTCGTGAAACCACAGCTTCAGTTGTCACGTATTGTCAGTGCTGCCTTATCGGGACTGAGGTCGGAAATGGTTCAGAGATTTTAAAAGAAGGcttcttattattaataactCACCACTCTGTTGTTTCGGGGGCGGTGATGCTTCCTCCGGACCAAGGTTCCACTTTCTCCCTTGTacaaattaatataaataaatatatatataaatatatattatacattttaccCATTTTTGTCCAGTTTTGTATATTACACTCatgtaaagtttgtttttaatgaggcatCGGAGCAGCTATTACAAGACAATATGAGTGACATTGTTCATCTGGGAGAATTTTATGCAtgttatattttctctttttctctctctgtctcttttaatGCCCCCCCAACCCCTTGTCAAGGTGTGTAACGTGAATATAAAGAAATCTACCTTTTCTTTGGAATGTTGTAGACAATCAGTCTCAGGCCGGGTCCAGTCCCTGCAGGGAGTGAGAGCCCTGCAGGCTGATAGACAAACAAaactctctttttgtttgtttgacaatTAAAAACTCTCTTTGCATCTACTGGAAGTCTAAAATTGGAGGTTTGTTCATTCATATGTTCGTGGCTGCTcaagtttacacacacatacatacacacacagacacacactcacaaacacacacttctcgACTACACTCAAAATACAAACACCTCGTGCATTTGAtccctctgcttttttttccaaGGTGAGGATGCCAACCTTGAGGAAATGATGCTTTGACTAACAAATCTATAACATCTATGAATGTGGGAATGCAACACATTGCAATAAAAGCACCATTTGAAATGCAGCACGTTGTTCCTGTTCGTTCTTGTCCACAGTTAGAGAATTTTAACAACAAGCAGTTTGCAGATGATGTGGTTGTTATTCAGTCCAATTAAGTGTCACTGCTTCACACTTAATGCAAAGTTTCGATCATAGTATAActagtattatttttattacaatatAGAAATGTAAACTGACTTGAAACAAATCTGTAAAAACTAACACATTTCAGCtttcatcagtgttttctgATTCCTTTATACAAACAAATTACCATTAAAagtacttatatatatatttatatatttatacatatacaaCCATGTATCTAAGGTTTTCtcctaaatgtgtttttcaagagacattttgaatgggtgccttgtgcttgtTTACGCCGCtcgcacagagagacatttcctttaagaggaaggacagagagagagagtggaccaatttcagagagagagagagtgaaagacctttccaaaagctgctcaattttataatcatgcatgatccaggtcggtgacagagagacttgaccaatttcagagagacagaaagaaaccatgttgtaaagtcttatcaccatccatggcatttaatcttacaAATATAGcctctttcaggcttcctgggaacatcttgtaactatttgtggattttattttgaaaatccagacaccttcaggcttcctggtaaggtcttgtcatcatccaggacttttattttgaaataccagcgtcttttaggcttcctagaaacattcagtaactatttggggcttttattttgaaaatccagcatcttttaggcttcctgtgAATAAtatgtaactatttgggcgttttattttgaaggttcagcgttttttagacttcctagggacatcctgtaactatttggggggtttattttgaaggtcctgccttttttaggcttcttaggaacatcccttaactGTCTGgggattttacttttaaaatccagcatctctcaggcttcctgggaacatcccgTTACTATCTGGggctttcattttgaaaatccagcatcttttaggcttcctgggaacatcctgttaCTATCTGGggctttcattttgaaaatccagcatcttttaggcttcctgggaatattttgtaaccatctgggggttttattttgaaaaaccaggctcattacatgtttcctagtaaatTTAAACtgtcagtctatggggttgccatggttactcactgattagatgaggaactcCTGTTGCGTGCTCACTTTGGAGactcaaactggtttcagaccacccctcaaacaaaagcttctaactcaaaatctattagtcgtatctgagaaatgaacacattgtgagaatcacaagactttggccgacgtccacatatgtttatatttaataggagttaagaaatgagaccgcaAGAGCGttcaatttagttttctcatcaggaatcatttttggacatctccattgaagtccatgaAAAGgttagagtgtgctgctctagcgccactcttcaaacaaatgcttgtaactcgaAAACTATAGGacctatctgagaaatgaaaacgtgagaatcccaagacttccccgaacgtacaggTTTTCAGTGTTGACTGATTTCCgcagtaaagaaaaacacagatggatTTGAATACTGCAGtataagacaaaacaaaaactcaattcaattcagtctctacatttgtgtgtgagagatgatTTTGTCGTTTGTGTGGACGGTGTCTTTGTGACTCTTGTAGGCCTCTTTGTCGCCCGGCGTGGGATTCTTGTATTCGCGGTACTCCACGATGGGGTAGGTGACGGCGGTCAGCAGCAGGACAGCCAGCAGGATGTACAGTTTGTAGCTTAGACACAGGAAGCTGCTGTAGGCGAAGGCGAGGACGAAACCCAGAGACTCCCACATGCGGTAGTTGGCAAACGCTGCCTCTTTGTCGCGAGGGAAGAGGACGCCGTAAAGTGCTGCaggacaggaagcagagaagaAGTCACACAAGGGGGAAGTtcaggtgtttcagtgtttctcatcctgaaatatttggtttgtgggtttttttgaaTCAGTTTTGCTTCTGTCGCTCACAGAGAATCCTCTGGAAAATCTCCTGGCTTCTCACATGGGCGCATTCAGACATTATGTGGAGTCCTTACTCGAGgcctggcaggagaaactctagAGAAAGTGGTTCTTACGTactccggagaatgtcaggagattatccagagttcagcgCAGGTCTGAAAGCAACATTCTGGTCTTGAGGATAAACTCCAACAGCTATCGGACAAATTATTCCACAGATTTACGGTAAGATCATTTTCTGTGGTAGCGCTCAGAGCCGCCATGTGCTGTGAACAAGCTGCACACCAGGGGGCGGGTGGGAGATTCTTACCGTTAGTCTGAGGTTGCCAGATAGCGTCGGCCGCTCCCCACAGAGcggaaaacacaaagaacacaacCGTCTGATCAGGTTCAGgcctccacagcagcagagcgATGATGCAGGAGAAGTTGAGCAGTGCAGCTGAAAACCGACAGATTCAACACGACGTTAACAGAATAAATCTTTCAAACCCGTCGCTCATTCGATGTCTGTGTAGCTTTACCGAGGAGGAAGAGAGTAGCTCTGCCCACGTACTGAGCCAGTCTCCCGAAGAGGAACGAGCACAGAGAGTTCGAGGCTCCGAAGCACATCATCACGTAGCCTACGAAGTGGATCCCCAGAGCGCACGTTACGTAGTTCTGCAAAATAACAAAGACACCGAAGATTTGTGAACACATCAAATTATTAGGGTTTCCTCTTCTTACCATCCAGGTCAATCATCATCTGCACTTCCTGtggttcacttcctgtttgccagactGACCTTGTATCTCCCCGTGAGTATTTCTACTCTACAGTATCCTGTGTATTGATTGGTTTGAATTACTCTCAATCCTTTTTCCTCTTCGCCTGCATCGTCTCTTTGTAAGTTGTGTCACATTCAAACCACTTCATGCTCTGAATTCAGTTCAGGAAACAACCtgtcgtgtgtgtttttggtaaAACCCTTCATTAGAGCTACAgcggctgcagctcctctcaccCTGGTGTACTCCCCAGCGATGAAGCTCTGCTCGAAGCCGTTGTAAATGGTGAGAGGGATGAGCATCAGCAGCCTCCGGTCTTTCAGAAGTCTGAACGTGGCCAGGAAGGTTCGACTAAAAGGTTCCCGGCTGCCGCGGAACTCGCTGGCCTGCTCCTGGTCGATGTTGTCCAGGAACACTGAGACGATGAGAATGGCCACAACTCCCACACCTgccacacaacaacaacacaacaacatgtcCATACACTGGGACCTCATCATTTAGTCCCTGACGCAGAGAAGACAACAACGTTACCGATGTAGCATCCGAGGAGCGTCCACACCAGTTTCTGAGCCGGCCTGGTGGGGACGGAGCCGGAGCTGGAGTTGAAGTCACAGCTGGCCGCTCCGCAGTAAATCAGCTGCTCCTCTGGGATGTTCGCtgccagaataaaaaaaagataaacacgTTTATTAACTCTGATA encodes:
- the LOC109639967 gene encoding protein unc-93 homolog A, which gives rise to MISRNFKNVLVVSVGFLFLFTAYLGLQSLQSSLNVEAGIGVASLSVIYASIIVSSMFLPPIMIKNLGCKWTIVVGMVCYVSYSLGNLYPGWYTLMPTSVIVGLGGSPMWSAKCIYLTISGNAQAAKEGRKGPDMINQYFGIFFFIFQSSAVWGNLMSSLIFGQDLNITNIPEEQLIYCGAASCDFNSSSGSVPTRPAQKLVWTLLGCYIGVGVVAILIVSVFLDNIDQEQASEFRGSREPFSRTFLATFRLLKDRRLLMLIPLTIYNGFEQSFIAGEYTRNYVTCALGIHFVGYVMMCFGASNSLCSFLFGRLAQYVGRATLFLLAALLNFSCIIALLLWRPEPDQTVVFFVFSALWGAADAIWQPQTNALYGVLFPRDKEAAFANYRMWESLGFVLAFAYSSFLCLSYKLYILLAVLLLTAVTYPIVEYREYKNPTPGDKEAYKSHKDTVHTNDKIISHTQM